A genomic segment from Streptomyces sp. NBC_01233 encodes:
- the argJ gene encoding bifunctional glutamate N-acetyltransferase/amino-acid acetyltransferase ArgJ — protein MSVTAAQGFTAAGIAAGIKANGNPDLALVVNNGPRLAAAGVFTSNRVKAAPVHWSEQVLRGAAVGAVVLNSGGANACTGPKGFQDTHATAEKVADVLNGLGSGAEFNAGEVAVASTGLIGVLLPMDKLLPGIETAAAALSEDGGEAAAIAIKTTDTVHKTATVSQGGWTVGGMAKGAGMLAPGLATMLVVLTTDADLDSATLDKALRAATRTTFDRVDSDGCMSTNDTVLLLASGASGQVPVYEEFAEAVRTVCDDLARQLIGDAEGASKDIRIEVIGAASEDDAVEVGRSIARNNLLKCAIHGEDPNWGRVLSAIGTTKAAFDPDRLGVAINGVWVCKNGSVGEDRDLVSMKDREVRITADLSAGSESAVIWANDLTADYVHENSAYSS, from the coding sequence GTGAGCGTTACGGCTGCACAGGGATTCACGGCAGCGGGCATCGCCGCCGGGATCAAGGCCAACGGCAACCCGGACCTGGCCCTCGTGGTCAACAACGGGCCGCGTCTGGCCGCCGCGGGCGTCTTCACCTCCAACCGCGTCAAGGCCGCCCCCGTCCACTGGTCCGAGCAGGTCCTGCGGGGCGCCGCAGTCGGCGCGGTCGTCCTCAACTCCGGCGGCGCCAACGCCTGCACCGGCCCCAAGGGCTTCCAGGACACCCACGCCACCGCCGAGAAGGTGGCCGACGTCCTGAACGGCCTCGGTTCCGGCGCGGAGTTCAACGCCGGGGAGGTCGCCGTCGCGTCCACCGGCCTGATCGGCGTCCTGCTCCCCATGGACAAGCTGCTCCCCGGCATCGAGACCGCGGCCGCCGCCCTGTCCGAGGACGGCGGCGAGGCCGCCGCCATCGCGATCAAGACCACCGACACCGTCCACAAGACGGCCACCGTCTCCCAGGGAGGCTGGACCGTCGGCGGCATGGCCAAGGGCGCGGGCATGCTCGCCCCGGGACTGGCCACCATGCTCGTCGTCCTCACCACCGACGCCGACCTGGACAGCGCCACCCTCGACAAGGCGCTGCGCGCCGCGACCCGCACCACCTTCGACCGGGTCGACTCCGACGGGTGCATGTCCACCAACGACACGGTGCTGCTGCTCGCCTCCGGCGCGTCCGGGCAGGTGCCGGTGTACGAGGAGTTCGCGGAGGCCGTGCGCACGGTCTGCGACGACCTGGCCCGCCAGCTGATCGGCGACGCCGAGGGCGCCAGCAAGGACATCCGCATCGAGGTCATCGGCGCGGCCAGCGAGGACGACGCGGTCGAGGTCGGCCGGTCCATCGCCCGGAACAACCTGCTCAAGTGCGCCATCCACGGCGAGGACCCGAACTGGGGCCGGGTGCTCTCCGCGATCGGCACCACCAAAGCCGCCTTCGACCCGGACCGCCTGGGCGTCGCCATCAACGGCGTGTGGGTCTGCAAGAACGGCTCGGTCGGCGAGGACCGCGACCTGGTGTCGATGAAGGACCGCGAGGTCCGCATCACCGCCGATCTGTCCGCCGGCAGCGAGTCGGCCGTCATCTGGGCCAACGACCTGACCGCCGACTACGTCCACGAGAACAGCGCCTATTCCTCATGA
- a CDS encoding arginine repressor has translation MSQPQDNDQGGQAVPQTRTARHRRIVDILNRQPVRSQSQLAKLLADDGLSVTQATLSRDLDELGAVKIRNTGGELIYAVPSEGGFRTPQAPLGESAKEERMRRLSGELLISAEASANLVVLRTPPGAAQFLASAIDQAELRAILGTIAGDDTLMLISRDPAGGQALADHLLRLAQKES, from the coding sequence ATGAGCCAGCCGCAGGACAACGACCAAGGCGGACAGGCCGTCCCGCAGACCCGCACCGCGCGCCACCGCCGGATCGTGGACATCCTCAACCGGCAGCCGGTCCGCTCCCAGAGCCAGCTGGCCAAGCTGCTCGCCGACGACGGGCTGAGCGTCACCCAGGCGACGCTCTCCCGCGACCTCGACGAGCTGGGCGCGGTGAAGATCCGCAACACCGGTGGCGAGCTGATCTACGCGGTGCCCAGCGAGGGCGGGTTCCGCACCCCGCAGGCCCCGCTCGGCGAGTCCGCGAAGGAGGAGCGCATGCGGCGCCTCTCCGGGGAGCTGCTGATCTCGGCGGAGGCCTCCGCGAACCTCGTGGTCCTGCGCACCCCGCCGGGTGCGGCGCAGTTCCTCGCCTCGGCGATCGACCAGGCCGAGCTCCGCGCGATCCTCGGCACGATCGCGGGCGACGACACCCTGATGCTGATCAGCCGCGACCCGGCGGGCGGCCAGGCCCTCGCCGATCACCTCCTGCGGCTGGCGCAGAAGGAGAGCTGA
- a CDS encoding DMT family transporter, translating to MTAQNSATLPKSIAVKSPVGRGTALASLGVLAFSLTFPATAWGLESFGPWSLVALRSVLAAAIAGGFLLARRVPLPAREHRAGLAVVAAGVVVGFPLLTTLALTTSTTSHAAVVVGLLPLTTAALSALRTGARPSRAFWVAAVAGATVVLGFTLAQSGGSFSAGDAYLFAALLVCAAGYTEGGRLARTLPGWQVIGWALVLCLPLTLAGSALGLAYEPVHLSGHGLAGLVWAAAGSTFLGLYVWYRGMAEIGAPRASQLQLAQPLLTLVWSVALLGEHLTPAAPAAACAVLVCIAVTQRVK from the coding sequence ATGACAGCCCAGAATAGCGCTACTCTCCCGAAGTCGATAGCGGTCAAGAGTCCGGTGGGCCGGGGTACCGCCCTCGCCTCGCTCGGCGTCCTCGCCTTCTCCCTGACCTTCCCCGCCACCGCCTGGGGTCTGGAGAGCTTCGGGCCGTGGTCCCTCGTCGCCCTGCGCAGCGTGCTCGCCGCCGCCATCGCCGGGGGCTTCCTGCTGGCCCGCCGGGTCCCGCTGCCCGCCCGCGAGCACCGGGCCGGTCTCGCCGTGGTCGCCGCCGGGGTGGTCGTCGGCTTCCCCCTGCTCACCACCCTCGCGCTGACGACGTCCACCACCTCGCACGCCGCCGTCGTGGTCGGCCTGCTGCCGCTCACCACGGCAGCGCTGTCCGCGCTGCGGACCGGCGCCCGCCCCTCGCGCGCCTTCTGGGTGGCGGCCGTCGCCGGGGCCACGGTCGTTCTGGGCTTCACGCTGGCGCAGAGCGGCGGCTCCTTCTCGGCCGGCGACGCCTACCTCTTCGCCGCCCTGCTGGTCTGCGCCGCCGGGTACACGGAGGGCGGGCGCCTCGCGCGGACCCTGCCCGGCTGGCAGGTGATCGGCTGGGCGCTGGTCCTGTGCCTGCCGCTCACCCTGGCCGGCTCCGCCCTCGGGCTCGCGTACGAGCCGGTGCACCTCAGCGGGCACGGGCTGGCCGGCCTGGTCTGGGCGGCGGCCGGCTCCACCTTCCTGGGGCTGTACGTCTGGTACCGGGGCATGGCCGAGATCGGCGCGCCGCGGGCGAGCCAGCTCCAGCTCGCCCAGCCGCTGCTGACCCTGGTCTGGTCGGTGGCACTGCTGGGCGAGCACCTCACCCCCGCCGCGCCGGCCGCCGCCTGCGCGGTCCTCGTCTGCATCGCGGTGACTCAACGGGTCAAATAG
- a CDS encoding acetylornithine transaminase: MTKGTGNQEYGARWRGALTNNYGTPAVALVRGEGAQVWDADGKQYTDFVGGIAVNALGHAHPAIVAAVTEQISTLGHVSNLFISEPVVALGERLLQLFGRPGKVFFCNSGAESIEAAFKIGRLTGRTHMVATDGGFHGRTMGALALTGQPKKQEPFRPLPGDVTHVPFGDVEALRAAVTEETGLVVIEPIQGENGVVVPPAGYLTAAREITRATGTLLVLDEVQTGIGRCGQWFEHQAHEDVEPDIVTLAKGLGGGLPIGAVALFGAAADLFQPGQHGTTFGGNPVACAAGLAVIDTIDSEGLLDQVKARSERLRAGIEASGHALVSHVRGAGLLLGIVLTEPLAPQVQQAAQDAGFLVNAPAPDVVRLMPPYVLTEAEADAFLRALPGILDAANGDGSGE, encoded by the coding sequence ATGACGAAGGGCACCGGCAACCAGGAATACGGCGCGCGCTGGCGGGGTGCGCTGACCAACAACTACGGAACCCCCGCGGTCGCCCTCGTGCGCGGCGAGGGTGCCCAGGTGTGGGACGCCGACGGCAAGCAGTACACCGACTTCGTCGGCGGCATCGCGGTCAACGCGCTGGGCCACGCCCACCCGGCGATCGTGGCGGCCGTGACCGAGCAGATCTCCACCCTCGGCCACGTCTCCAACCTCTTCATCTCGGAGCCGGTCGTCGCGCTCGGCGAGCGGCTGCTGCAGCTCTTCGGCCGCCCCGGCAAGGTCTTCTTCTGCAACTCCGGGGCCGAGTCGATCGAAGCCGCCTTCAAGATCGGCCGGCTGACCGGGCGGACCCACATGGTCGCCACCGACGGCGGCTTCCACGGCCGGACCATGGGCGCCCTCGCGCTCACTGGCCAGCCGAAGAAGCAGGAGCCCTTCCGGCCGCTGCCGGGCGATGTCACGCACGTCCCCTTCGGTGATGTGGAGGCCCTGCGGGCCGCCGTCACCGAGGAGACCGGGCTCGTCGTCATCGAGCCCATCCAGGGCGAGAACGGCGTGGTCGTGCCCCCGGCCGGGTACTTGACGGCCGCCCGCGAGATCACCCGCGCCACCGGCACCCTGCTCGTCCTCGACGAGGTCCAGACCGGCATCGGCCGGTGCGGCCAGTGGTTCGAGCACCAGGCCCACGAGGACGTCGAGCCCGACATCGTCACCCTCGCCAAGGGGCTGGGCGGCGGTCTGCCGATCGGCGCGGTGGCCCTCTTCGGGGCCGCGGCCGACCTGTTCCAGCCTGGCCAGCACGGCACCACCTTCGGCGGGAACCCGGTCGCCTGCGCCGCCGGCCTCGCCGTGATCGACACCATCGACTCCGAGGGCCTGCTCGACCAGGTCAAGGCCCGGAGCGAGCGGCTGCGCGCCGGGATCGAGGCCTCGGGGCACGCACTGGTCTCCCACGTCCGGGGCGCCGGCCTGCTGCTGGGTATCGTGCTGACCGAGCCGCTCGCACCCCAGGTGCAGCAGGCGGCTCAGGATGCCGGCTTCCTGGTCAACGCGCCCGCCCCCGACGTCGTACGGCTCATGCCCCCGTACGTACTCACCGAGGCCGAGGCGGACGCGTTCCTGCGGGCCCTGCCCGGCATCCTCGACGCAGCCAACGGGGACGGATCCGGAGAATGA
- a CDS encoding N-acetyltransferase has protein sequence MTALLITTLAERPELADRLWDMNDPWPPFAAHDALAWLLYPRMTAELADYVMVATDGDAVVARGFSVPFALHAGGRDGVLPAQGWDRVLMWAFSDLRRGVRPDTVSAIEITVAADRQGEGLSGLMLAAMRDNARARGFAEVVAPVRPSGKPAEPDTSIHEYAYRTREDGLPYDPWLRVHVRAGGVVHSVAPLSMTITGSLAQWREWTGLPFDAAGPVRVPGALTPVRCEPEQGYAVYVEPNVWVRHRLVDGTPSPTADATG, from the coding sequence ATGACCGCGCTCCTCATCACCACGCTCGCCGAGCGGCCCGAACTGGCGGACCGGCTCTGGGACATGAACGACCCGTGGCCGCCGTTCGCCGCCCACGACGCGCTCGCCTGGCTGCTGTACCCGCGGATGACGGCCGAGCTGGCGGACTACGTCATGGTCGCCACGGACGGGGACGCGGTGGTCGCCAGGGGCTTCAGTGTGCCCTTCGCGCTGCACGCCGGCGGCCGTGACGGGGTGCTGCCCGCGCAGGGCTGGGACCGGGTCCTCATGTGGGCCTTCTCCGACCTGCGCCGCGGGGTGCGGCCCGACACGGTGAGCGCGATCGAGATCACCGTGGCCGCCGACCGGCAGGGCGAGGGGCTCTCCGGGCTGATGCTGGCCGCGATGCGGGACAACGCCCGGGCCCGTGGCTTCGCCGAGGTGGTGGCCCCGGTCCGGCCCAGCGGAAAGCCGGCCGAGCCGGACACCTCGATCCACGAGTACGCGTACCGGACCCGCGAGGACGGCCTCCCGTACGACCCGTGGCTGCGCGTCCACGTCCGCGCGGGCGGGGTCGTCCACTCGGTGGCGCCGCTGTCGATGACGATCACCGGCTCGCTCGCCCAGTGGCGCGAGTGGACCGGACTGCCCTTCGACGCCGCCGGCCCCGTGCGCGTACCGGGCGCCCTGACACCGGTGCGCTGCGAACCGGAGCAGGGTTACGCGGTCTACGTGGAGCCGAACGTATGGGTCAGGCACCGTCTCGTCGACGGGACGCCCTCGCCGACGGCCGACGCGACCGGCTGA
- the argC gene encoding N-acetyl-gamma-glutamyl-phosphate reductase, with product MVVRVAVAGASGYAGGEVLRLLLSHPEVEIGALTANSNAGQLLGSLQPHLVPLAGRILEATTPQALAGQGRRHDVVFLALPHGQSAAVAAELGEDVLVVDMGADHRLKDSADWDAFYGAPHAGAWPYGLPELPGGRAALEGAKRIAVPGCFPTAVSLALFPAYQAKLAEPEAVVVAATGTSGAGKALKPHLLGAEVMGSVTPYGVGGGHRHTPEMVQNLSPLAGQRVSVSFTPTLVPMARGILATCSAKALPGTTAESLRAAYEKAYADEPFVHLLPEGRMPSTKSVHGSNAVHVQVAYDASAQRIIAVSAIDNLTKGTAGGAVQSMNIALGLPEQLGLSTIGVAP from the coding sequence ATGGTGGTACGTGTAGCGGTGGCCGGAGCGAGCGGGTACGCGGGCGGAGAAGTCCTGCGCCTCCTGCTCTCGCACCCCGAAGTGGAGATCGGCGCGCTGACCGCCAACTCCAACGCCGGACAGCTCCTCGGCTCCCTGCAGCCGCACCTCGTGCCGCTCGCCGGGCGCATCCTGGAGGCGACCACCCCGCAGGCCCTCGCCGGCCAGGGCCGTCGGCATGACGTGGTCTTCCTCGCACTCCCGCACGGCCAGTCCGCCGCCGTCGCCGCCGAGCTCGGCGAGGACGTCCTCGTCGTCGACATGGGCGCCGACCACCGGCTCAAGGACTCCGCCGACTGGGACGCCTTCTACGGCGCCCCGCACGCCGGGGCCTGGCCCTACGGGCTCCCCGAGCTGCCGGGCGGCCGCGCCGCGCTGGAGGGCGCCAAGCGCATCGCCGTCCCCGGCTGCTTCCCCACCGCCGTCTCCCTCGCGCTCTTCCCCGCCTACCAGGCGAAGCTAGCCGAGCCCGAGGCCGTGGTCGTCGCCGCCACCGGAACCTCCGGCGCGGGCAAGGCCCTCAAGCCGCACCTGCTCGGGGCCGAGGTGATGGGATCGGTGACCCCGTACGGCGTCGGCGGCGGCCACCGGCACACGCCCGAGATGGTGCAGAACCTGAGCCCGCTCGCCGGGCAGCGCGTCTCCGTCTCCTTCACGCCGACCCTCGTGCCCATGGCGCGCGGCATCCTCGCCACCTGCTCGGCCAAGGCCCTCCCCGGCACCACCGCCGAATCGCTCCGCGCCGCCTACGAGAAGGCCTACGCCGACGAGCCCTTCGTCCACCTGCTGCCCGAGGGCCGGATGCCGTCCACCAAGTCCGTCCACGGTTCCAACGCCGTCCACGTCCAGGTCGCCTACGACGCGTCCGCCCAGCGGATCATCGCCGTCAGCGCCATCGACAACCTGACCAAGGGCACCGCCGGCGGCGCGGTGCAGAGCATGAACATCGCCCTCGGGCTCCCCGAGCAGCTCGGGCTTTCCACGATTGGAGTCGCGCCGTGA
- a CDS encoding L,D-transpeptidase family protein, producing MLRTALVIGVTVVTSLLPQTPAPLPSRLADTGGGSQLIIAVAPAPGSTTGRLTWWDRWSGGWHEAGSAPARFGANGLTEGTTRTQGTSTTPTGLYGLPYAFGIRRAPAGTEYRYRRVRGDSWWCQDNASAHYNRWVDPLPADCAPGEAEHLVTYEKQYAHALLIAFNYERPVRGRGAGIFLHVNGKGATAGCVSVPERAMRAILRWADPRRRPHIAIGTEEGPLAVTRY from the coding sequence GTGCTGCGTACCGCTCTCGTCATCGGCGTAACCGTCGTCACCAGCCTTCTCCCGCAGACCCCCGCGCCCCTGCCGTCCCGGCTCGCCGACACCGGCGGCGGCAGTCAGCTGATCATCGCCGTCGCGCCGGCGCCCGGATCCACCACCGGCCGGTTGACCTGGTGGGACCGGTGGTCCGGGGGCTGGCACGAGGCCGGGAGCGCGCCCGCCCGCTTCGGGGCGAACGGCCTCACCGAGGGCACGACCCGTACGCAGGGCACCAGCACCACGCCGACGGGCCTGTACGGACTCCCGTACGCCTTCGGGATCCGGCGGGCGCCGGCCGGCACGGAGTACCGCTACCGGCGGGTGCGGGGCGACTCCTGGTGGTGCCAGGACAACGCGTCCGCGCACTACAACCGCTGGGTGGATCCGCTGCCCGCGGACTGCGCGCCGGGCGAGGCCGAGCACCTGGTGACGTACGAGAAGCAGTACGCGCACGCGCTGCTCATCGCCTTCAACTACGAGCGGCCCGTACGCGGCCGGGGCGCCGGGATCTTCCTGCACGTCAACGGCAAGGGTGCGACGGCCGGTTGCGTGTCCGTGCCCGAGCGGGCCATGCGGGCGATCCTGCGCTGGGCGGACCCGCGCCGGCGCCCGCACATCGCGATCGGCACGGAGGAGGGGCCGCTCGCCGTCACCCGCTACTAG
- a CDS encoding histidine phosphatase family protein, which produces MHVRVSLVAAARSSSLLAERFDDDRPLDGAGWRSVECAARDLVPLGSAELRYCSPTPRSRATGEVLGYAPLAQPALRECDMGRWRGLTLAEVTAREPGAVDLWLADPRAAPHGGESLLAFISRIGGWLDTRPADDGGEIVAVAEPSVVRAALVYALQAPPLTYWHVDVRPLSTLTLTGWSGRWYLSLQAPA; this is translated from the coding sequence ATGCATGTTCGGGTTTCGCTGGTTGCCGCAGCCCGTAGTTCCTCGCTGCTCGCCGAGCGCTTCGACGACGACCGGCCGCTGGACGGAGCGGGCTGGCGGTCGGTGGAGTGCGCCGCCCGGGACCTCGTGCCCCTGGGCTCGGCCGAGCTGCGCTACTGCTCTCCGACTCCGCGCAGCCGGGCCACGGGCGAGGTCCTCGGGTACGCGCCCCTCGCGCAGCCCGCGCTGCGCGAGTGCGACATGGGCCGCTGGCGGGGGCTGACCCTGGCCGAGGTGACCGCCCGCGAGCCCGGGGCGGTGGACCTGTGGCTCGCCGATCCGCGGGCCGCCCCGCACGGAGGGGAGTCCCTGCTCGCCTTCATCTCCCGGATCGGCGGCTGGCTCGACACCCGTCCCGCCGACGACGGCGGCGAGATCGTGGCGGTGGCCGAGCCCTCGGTGGTCCGGGCGGCCCTCGTCTACGCGCTGCAGGCGCCCCCGCTGACCTACTGGCACGTGGACGTCCGGCCGCTGTCCACGCTCACGCTGACGGGCTGGTCGGGGCGGTGGTACCTCTCCCTGCAGGCGCCGGCGTAA
- a CDS encoding aminotransferase-like domain-containing protein, giving the protein MYERSSVAELAESLRSELNRYSVGGKLPSSRALVERFRVSPVTVSRALAQLAAEGLVVTRPGAGVFRASPRTEPAAPGDTSWQEVALSAEAPGEIVPRSVDASGVLACLAAPPPGVIGLNSGYLHASIQPERAMAAALARAGRRPGAWDRPPMEGLPELRDWFAREIGGAVAAADVLVTAGGQSALTTALRALAPPGAPILVESPTYPGLLAIARASGCRPVPVPVDAEGVRPELLAAAFEATGARVFVCQPLFQNPTGAVLAPARRVEVLRIARAAGAFVVEDDYARALGHDDAGPLPATLAAEDHDGVVVHVRSLTKATSPSLRVGALAARGPVVDRLRAIQVVDSFFVPRPLQEAALELVGAPAWPRHLRTVAAELRHRRDVLAGALRRELPGLTLPHLPSGGYQLWVRMADGGDDAAFAAAALRAGVAVAPGRPYFCAEPPGPYVRLSFAGVSGPGELLEAVQRLRSGMGGRPPAAPPTASFRKA; this is encoded by the coding sequence ATGTATGAGCGTAGCAGTGTGGCGGAACTGGCCGAATCCCTGCGGTCCGAACTGAATCGCTACTCGGTGGGTGGAAAGCTCCCGTCGAGTCGAGCCCTGGTCGAGCGCTTCCGGGTCAGCCCCGTCACCGTCTCCCGGGCCCTGGCGCAGCTCGCCGCCGAGGGCCTCGTCGTCACCCGGCCCGGCGCCGGGGTCTTCCGCGCCTCCCCGCGCACGGAGCCCGCCGCGCCCGGGGACACCTCCTGGCAGGAGGTCGCCCTCAGCGCGGAGGCCCCCGGCGAGATCGTGCCGCGCTCGGTGGACGCCTCCGGGGTGCTGGCCTGTCTGGCCGCACCGCCGCCCGGGGTGATCGGACTCAACAGCGGTTACCTGCACGCCTCCATTCAGCCCGAGCGGGCCATGGCCGCCGCGCTCGCACGGGCCGGGCGGCGCCCCGGGGCCTGGGACCGGCCGCCCATGGAGGGGCTGCCCGAGCTCCGCGACTGGTTCGCCCGCGAGATCGGCGGGGCCGTCGCGGCCGCCGACGTACTGGTCACGGCGGGCGGACAGAGCGCGCTGACCACCGCCCTGCGGGCGCTGGCCCCGCCCGGGGCGCCGATCCTGGTGGAGTCCCCGACCTACCCCGGGCTGCTGGCCATCGCCCGAGCCTCCGGATGCCGGCCCGTGCCCGTCCCGGTGGACGCCGAGGGGGTGCGGCCGGAGCTGCTGGCCGCCGCCTTCGAAGCCACCGGGGCGCGGGTGTTCGTGTGCCAGCCGCTGTTCCAGAACCCGACGGGGGCGGTACTGGCTCCCGCGCGGCGGGTCGAGGTGCTGAGGATCGCGCGGGCCGCCGGGGCCTTCGTGGTGGAGGACGACTACGCCCGCGCCCTGGGCCACGACGACGCCGGTCCGCTGCCCGCGACGCTGGCCGCCGAGGACCACGACGGGGTGGTCGTGCACGTCCGGTCCCTGACCAAGGCCACCTCGCCCAGCCTGCGGGTGGGTGCGCTCGCCGCCCGGGGCCCGGTGGTGGACCGGCTGCGCGCCATCCAGGTCGTGGACAGCTTCTTCGTTCCCCGGCCGCTCCAGGAGGCCGCCCTCGAACTGGTCGGTGCGCCCGCCTGGCCGCGCCACCTGCGCACCGTGGCCGCCGAGCTGCGGCACCGGCGGGACGTGCTCGCGGGGGCCCTGCGGCGCGAGCTGCCCGGACTGACGCTGCCGCACCTGCCCTCGGGCGGGTACCAGTTGTGGGTCAGGATGGCCGACGGCGGCGACGACGCGGCCTTCGCGGCGGCGGCCCTGCGCGCCGGGGTGGCGGTGGCCCCCGGCCGCCCGTACTTCTGCGCCGAACCGCCCGGCCCGTACGTCCGGCTGAGCTTCGCCGGAGTGTCGGGACCGGGGGAACTGCTGGAGGCGGTCCAGCGGCTGCGGTCGGGCATGGGCGGCCGGCCCCCTGCGGCCCCGCCGACGGCCTCGTTCCGGAAAGCTTGA
- a CDS encoding DUF1918 domain-containing protein — MRATEGDQLVQHGRIVGQHDKVGEITQVLGENGTPPYRVRFQDGHEALMAPGPDCVVRHPVEPEH; from the coding sequence ATGCGCGCGACCGAGGGCGACCAGCTGGTGCAGCACGGCAGGATCGTCGGACAGCACGACAAGGTGGGCGAGATCACCCAGGTGCTGGGCGAGAACGGAACCCCCCCGTACCGGGTCCGCTTCCAGGACGGGCACGAGGCCCTGATGGCCCCCGGGCCCGACTGCGTGGTCCGTCACCCCGTAGAACCCGAACACTGA
- the argB gene encoding acetylglutamate kinase, whose product MSDEKAGQPGTSGGTARKHTALPKAQILIEALPWLTRHNGKIVVIKFGGNAMIDEDLKAAFAQDVVFLRQAGLKPVVVHGGGPQINAQLDKQGLVSEFKAGLRVTTPEAMDVVRMVLAGQVQRELVGLLNQHGPLAVGMTGEDAHTITATKHTPQVGGEAVDIGRVGEITAIDTGAIEALLSDGRIPVISSIARSADDHHVYNVNADTAAAALAASLGAETLMVLTDVEGLYADWPHSDEVISKLTVSELEKLLPELSSGMVPKMEGCLHAVRNGVNTARVLDGRVQHSILLEIFTDSGIGTMVVPDPQPGQQPGGAQ is encoded by the coding sequence ATGAGCGACGAGAAGGCCGGCCAGCCCGGCACCTCCGGCGGCACCGCCCGCAAGCACACCGCCCTGCCCAAGGCGCAGATCCTCATCGAGGCCCTGCCCTGGCTCACCCGCCACAACGGCAAGATCGTCGTCATCAAGTTCGGCGGCAACGCCATGATCGACGAGGACCTCAAGGCCGCCTTCGCCCAGGACGTGGTCTTCCTGCGCCAGGCCGGCCTCAAGCCGGTCGTCGTGCACGGCGGCGGCCCCCAGATCAACGCCCAGCTCGACAAGCAGGGCCTGGTCAGCGAGTTCAAGGCCGGCCTGCGCGTCACGACCCCGGAGGCCATGGACGTCGTACGCATGGTCCTGGCGGGCCAGGTCCAGCGCGAGCTGGTCGGACTGCTCAACCAGCACGGGCCGCTCGCCGTCGGCATGACCGGCGAGGACGCCCACACCATCACCGCGACCAAGCACACCCCGCAGGTCGGCGGCGAGGCCGTCGACATCGGGCGGGTCGGCGAGATCACCGCCATCGACACCGGCGCGATCGAGGCGCTGCTGTCGGACGGCCGGATCCCGGTCATCTCCTCCATCGCGCGCAGCGCCGACGACCACCACGTCTACAACGTCAACGCCGACACGGCGGCCGCGGCGCTCGCCGCCTCGCTGGGCGCCGAGACGCTGATGGTCCTCACCGACGTCGAGGGGCTCTACGCGGACTGGCCGCACAGCGACGAGGTCATCAGCAAGCTCACCGTCAGCGAGCTGGAGAAGCTGCTGCCCGAGCTGTCCAGCGGCATGGTGCCCAAGATGGAGGGGTGCCTGCACGCCGTCCGCAACGGCGTGAACACCGCCCGCGTGCTCGACGGGCGGGTCCAGCACTCGATCCTGCTGGAGATCTTCACGGACTCGGGCATCGGCACGATGGTCGTGCCCGACCCACAGCCCGGACAACAGCCAGGGGGAGCGCAATGA